The following coding sequences lie in one Apium graveolens cultivar Ventura chromosome 3, ASM990537v1, whole genome shotgun sequence genomic window:
- the LOC141713855 gene encoding F-box/LRR-repeat protein At3g48880-like: MKKKKLTDPQWKDLDPFILSKIFSHLSLKDQLCSPPFVCRSWLSASLHSVFNHPNLDFSSIQNIDDHDDEMYQQHLGRYNYLLKLAINHCKNWASVTLPCRKMPDFYTLMFVAENTPNISRVILPGDSSVDVYPIFMAVMYWKNLRVFDAPFRGVQMITQLADYCDNIVELGLHGEFSEKEVSCIVEGFPGLKALDLSKSTLSVNALAILLDGRLKCIKELNVLHCLFVDEDGNDMRDDYVKFKAFRLEIFDKMSGMKSLKRFLHCLGKSCQQCLDRSLEDD, translated from the coding sequence aTGAAGAAGAAGAAACTAACAGACCCTCAATGGAAAGACCTGGATCCATTCATCTTGTCCAAAATATTTTCTCACTTGAGCCTCAAAGATCAGCTTTGTAGCCCTCCATTTGTGTGCCGTTCCTGGCTCTCTGCATCACTACACTCTGTTTTTAATCACCCAAATCTCGATTTTTCTTCGATACAAAATATCGATGATCACGATGATGAGATGTACCAGCAGCATCTCGGTAGATACAATTATTTGCTAAAACTAGCCATCAACCACTGCAAAAACTGGGCATCTGTTACATTGCCGTGTCGAAAAATGCCTGATTTTTATACACTTATGTTTGTAGCAGAGAACACTCCCAACATTTCTCGTGTGATATTGCCTGGTGATTCTTCTGTCGATGTTTATCCGATTTTCATGGCTGTAATGTACTGGAAAAATCTAAGAGTCTTCGATGCTCCGTTTCGCGGGGTCCAAATGATCACACAGCTGGCTGATTACTGTGACAATATTGTGGAGCTTGGTTTACACGGTGAATTTTCTGAAAAGGAAGTTAGTTGTATTGTTGAAGGCTTTCCGGGGCTTAAAGCATTGGATTTATCGAAATCAACTCTATCCGTTAATGCTTTGGCTATATTATTGGATGGAAGATTGAAATGCATTAAGGAGCTCAATGTGTTGCATTGTTTGTTTGTTGATGAAGATGGGAATGATATGAGGGATGATTATGTGAAGTTTAAGGCTTTCAGACTCGAAATTTTCGATAAAATGTCAGGGATGAAGAGTTTAAAGAGGTTCTTGCATTGTTTAGGGAAATCCTGCCAACAATGTCTTGATAGGTCTTTGGAGGATGATTAG
- the LOC141710583 gene encoding F-box/LRR-repeat protein At3g48880-like: MKKTTEPQWKDLNPFLLCTIFSRLSLQDQLSCVPFVCHSWLSALLHTLFNHPNLDLSALENLDANGELRERQLSRYTYLLKLAIKHCKNWVSVSLPSRNMLDFGSVMYVAERTPNISRVMVPCDDSVDVFSIFMAVMYWKNLRAIHAPFRGFQFVFQLVDYCKNIEELGLHGRFSERDVACIVAGFPGLKVLDLSSSTLPAVAMRILLDGRLRCIKELNLLHCQFLDLEGKYMRSNYVMFKEFRLQFLDKVSGIKSLKKFMHCMKVSMKKPCEQCALVSLKLKDQ; encoded by the coding sequence ATGAAGAAAACAACAGAGCCACAATGGAAAGACTTGAATCCATTTCTCCTATGCACTATATTTTCTCGTTTGAGTCTCCAAGATCAGCTTTCTTGCGTTCCATTTGTGTGCCATTCTTGGTTATCTGCATTGCTACACACTCTTTTTAATCACCCTAATCTTGATCTTTCTGCACTTGAAAATCTTGATGCTAATGGTGAACTTCGCGAAAGACAGCTTTCGAGATATACTTATCTTCTTAAACTAGCTATCAAACACTGCAAGAATTGGGTGTCTGTTTCTTTACCTTCTCGAAACATGCTTGATTTTGGTTCAGTAATGTATGTAGCAGAGCGCACTCCTAATATTTCTCGAGTGATGGTGCCTTGTGATGATTCTGTGGATGTTTTTTCGATATTTATGGCTGTGATGTACTGGAAGAATCTTAGAGCCATTCATGCTCCATTCCGGGGATTTCAGTTTGTGTTCCAACTGGTGGATTACTGCAAGAACATTGAGGAGCTTGGTTTACATGGTAGATTTTCAGAGAGGGATGTTGCTTGTATAGTTGCAGGCTTTCCGGGGCTCAAGGTGTTGGATTTATCAAGCTCAACTCTACCTGCTGTTGCTATGCGTATATTACTGGATGGAAGGTTGAGATGCATCAAGGAACTGAATCTGTTGCATTGCCAGTTTCTCGACCTGGAGGGGAAATATATGAGATCAAATTATGTGATGTTTAAGGAATTCAGGCTTCAGTTTCTTGATAAAGTTTCTGGTATCAAAAGTTTAAAGAAGTTCATGCATTGCATGAAGGTTTCGATGAAGAAACCATGTGAACAATGCGCACTCGTGAGCTTGAAGCTAAAGGATCAATAA
- the LOC141710584 gene encoding glutamate receptor 2.8-like isoform X2 gives MSIIHYYFIVCFTLVFMFSLKQATSTQVVIGAVIDNTSRAGMEANVSLQMALDDFNRQTNQSFVLRVINSQGEPAMAALAANRLIDSEKVQVILGPHTWQETSRVVEISNQGQIPTFSLADSNPMWAIERWPFLVQASKSNQDAQMKALAAIVQSWDWGRVTFIYEEDADSTFGRVIPNLLKSLQDVGAEIRHLVPLPPYATSLSEQLMRLKRDQCRVFVVHTSLKLATHLFQEADQMQMIEKDYVWITTNTITDLLYSVNLTTIFSMQGVIGVKRHFPEISSKFLEFKKRFRLKFSIEYPEEENNEPGISAVEAYDTLWAVAMTLAKMNNQITNQSQTFLEKVSLIDFNGITGRIHAIGRKLESSHIFGVVNVIGKSYRELGIWTEELGFSKHTDNRSTYNSSMKNLGQVFWPGESMHTPKGWIIPSSTDPLKIGVPAESMFKQFVDVVYDPLTNNFSCKGYAIDIFSEVKARLPYYMSYEFIPYNGTYDSLVEQIYLKKFDAVVGDVSVLAGRCKHADFTHTYSDSALAMLVPVQSKMPHKAWLFLKPFTKAMWLLILALTIYNGFVIWLIERKHSPKLRGSATDQAGVMIWLSFTTLFSLNGGKLHSNLSRISIVVWLFVALVITQSYTASLTSMLTVKKLEPTVSDIETLKTKNAKIGYGKGAFVAKYLEEVLGFKSYNLKNFSSPQEYAKALKTGEIAAGFLNGSYLKLFLAKYCKSFVVAGPTYKVGGFGFAFSKGSPMITDVNKALLEVFESGKLRELEDKMIGSERRHNNGCSNNLRSGWTEEESYKVYSTNK, from the exons ATGAGCATCATTCATTATTACTTTATCGTCTGTTTTACCTTGGTGTTCATGTTCTCTCTAAAGCAAGCAACAAGCACACAGGTGGTTATTGGTGCAGTTATAGACAACACGTCTCGTGCTGGTATGGAGGCAAATGTTTCCTTACAGATGGCATTAGACGATTTTAACAGACAAACAAATCAGAGTTTTGTTTTGCGGGTGATAAACTCCCAAGGGGAACCTGCCATGGCAGCTCTAGCAG CCAATAGATTGATTGATTCAGAGAAAGTGCAAGTCATTCTTGGACCACATACCTGGCAAGAAACATCAAGAGTTGTAGAAATCAGCAACCAAGGTCAGATTCCTACTTTCTCACTTGCTGATTCAAATCCAATGTGGGCAATAGAGCGCTGGCCTTTTCTTGTTCAAGCATCGAAATCCAACCAAGATGCACAAATGAAAGCTTTAGCTGCAATTGTGCAGTCTTGGGATTGGGGACGGGTCACTTTTATATATGAAGAGGACGCTGATTCCACCTTTGGCCGAGTCATACCTAATCTCCTCAAATCCTTACAAGATGTAGGAGCAGAAATCAGGCACCTTGTACCACTCCCACCTTACGCCACTTCATTGTCAGAACAACTTATGAGGCTTAAAAGAGACCAGTGCAGAGTTTTTGTGGTTCATACATCACTGAAATTGGCCACTCACCTATTTCAAGAAGCCGATCAGATGCAAATGATAGAAAAAGACTATGTCTGGATTACTACAAACACAATTACTGATCTACTTTATTCTGTCAATCTCACCACCATTTTCTCAATGCAAGGTGTCATAGGGGTCAAAAGACACTTCCCTGAGATCAGTTCAAAATTTCTTGAATTCAAGAAAAGATTTCGTTTGAAATTCAGCATAGAGTATCCGGAAGAAGAGAACAACGAACCTGGGATCTCTGCAGTGGAGGCCTATGATACCTTGTGGGCAGTGGCGATGACATTGGCTAAAATGAACAATCAAATTACCAACCAAAGTCAAACATTTCTTGAAAAGGTGTCCTTAATTGACTTCAATGGAATAACTGGTAGAATACATGCCATTGGAAGGAAATTAGAATCATCACATATATTTGGAGTTGTTAATGTAATTGGAAAGAGCTACCGAGAACTTGGAATCTGGACAGAAGAATTAGGCTTCTCAAAGCACACAGATAATAGATCTACATATAACTCCTCTATGAAGAACTTGGGACAAGTGTTTTGGCCCGGGGAGTCCATGCACACACCAAAAGGATGGATCATTCCAAGCAGCACAGATCCTCTGAAAATTGGTGTACCCGCTGAATCTATGTTTAAACAATTTGTAGATGTTGTATATGATCCTCTGACCAATAACTTTTCTTGCAAAGGATACGCGATTGATATTTTCAGTGAAGTCAAAGCGCGGTTACCATATTACATGTCATATGAATTCATCCCTTATAATGGGACATACGATTCTCTAGTAGAGCAAATATATCTAAAG AAGTTTGATGCTGTGGTTGGTGATGTGTCCGTGCTAGCCGGTAGATGTAAGCACGCGGACTTCACACACACCTATTCAGATTCAGCATTGGCAATGTTGGTACCAGTCCAATCGAAAATGCCCCATAAAGCATGGTTGTTTTTGAAGCCCTTCACAAAAGCCATGTGGCTGCTTATATTGGCTCTAACAATTTACAATGGCTTTGTCATATGGCTGATAGAAAGAAAACACAGCCCGAAACTTCGAGGCTCTGCAACAGATCAAGCTGGAGTTATGATATGGTTATCATTTACGACGCTCTTCTCTTTAAATG GGGGGAAACTTCACAGCAATTTGTCGCGGATATCAATAGTAGTTTGGCTCTTTGTGGCTTTAGTCATCACACAAAGTTATACTGCCAGTCTTACTAGCATGCTCACTGTCAAGAAGCTTGAACCAACAGTCTCTGACATTGAGACGCTAAAGACTAAGAATGCCAAAATTGGGTACGGGAAAGGAGCATTTGTTGCTAAATATCTAGAGGAAGTATTGGGCTTCAAATCATATAACCTGAAGAATTTTAGTTCACCACAGGAATATGCCAAGGCCCTTAAAACTGGAGAAATCGCAGCTGGATTTCTGAATGGTTCTTATCTCAAACTTTTCCTTGCCAAGTACTGCAAGAGCTTTGTTGTAGCTGGACCTACATATAAAGTAGGAGGATTCGGATTC GCATTTTCAAAGGGTTCTCCGATGATCACTGATGTGAACAAGGCACTACTAGAAGTATTTGAAAGCGGGAAGCTTAGAGAACTAGAGGACAAAATGATTGGGTCTGAGAG GAGGCATAACAACGGGTGCTCTAACAATCTACGCTCTGGATGGACTGAGGAGGAGAGCTACAAAGTTTACTCAACAAATAAGTAA
- the LOC141713856 gene encoding glutamate receptor 2.2-like, with product MFSLADSTPTWAMEHWPLLVQASISNQYSQMKAVAAMVQTWDWHRVNVIFEDGTDLAFGRVILNLLEPLQEVGADISHLVPLPSLIASSFSTELLSLKGDQCRVFVVHTSLNLATYLFHKAQEMKKKEKDYVWIVTNTITGFLHSFDVTTIRSMQGVLGVMNNFPESSLRFSEFKKRFQKKFSVDYPEERNNEPGISAVEAYDDALWAVALTHALSRRNMPFTEKSKLYSDKISFVDFNGLTGRVQFVKRKLAPSHVFGIVNVIGKSYRELGIWSEGSGFSKSTDDNDVYDSSMQHLGHVYWPGEPLHTPKGWALPNTYLWILANWCTY from the coding sequence ATGTTCTCACTTGCTGATTCAACTCCAACATGGGCCATGGAACACTGGCCTTTGCTTGTCCAAGCCTCAATATCCAACCAATATTCACAAATGAAAGCTGTGGCTGCAATGGTCCAGACTTGGGATTGGCATCGAGTCAATGTAATATTCGAAGATGGTACTGATTTGGCATTTGGTAGAGTCATCCTTAATCTTTTAGAGCCCTTACAAGAAGTAGGAGCAGATATAAGCCACCTTGTTCCTCTCCCATCTTTAATAGCTTCGTCATTTTCTACAGAACTTCTAAGTCTTAAAGGAGACCAATGTAGAGTTTTTGTAGTTCACACATCTCTAAATTTGGCTACTTACCTATTTCATAAAGCGCAGGAGATGAAAAAGAAGGAAAAAGATTATGTCTGGATTGTCACCAATACAATCACTGGTTTTCTCCATTCTTTCGATGTTACCACCATTAGGTCCATGCAAGGTGTTCTAGGAGTCATGAATAATTTTCCAGAGTCTAGTTTaagattttcagaatttaaaaaaaGATTTCAAAAGAAGTTCAGTGTCGATTATCCTGAAGAAAGAAATAATGAACCTGGGATCTCTGCAGTTGAGGCCTATGATGATGCTCTGTGGGCAGTTGCACTTACACATGCATTGAGCAGAAGAAACATGCCGTTTACTGAGAAAAGTAAATTGTATTCAGATAAAATTTCTTTTGTCGACTTCAATGGCTTGACTGGCAGAGTTCAATTCGTTAAAAGAAAATTAGCCCCATCTCATGTGTTTGGAATTGTCAATGTGATTGGAAAGAGTTATAGAGAACTTGGAATTTGGTCTGAAGGATCAGGTTTCTCTAAAAGCACAGATGACAACGATGTCTACGACTCTTCTATGCAGCACTTAGGACATGTATATTGGCCTGGGGAACCATTGCATACACCAAAAGGATGGGCACTTCCCAATACGTATCTCTGGATTTTGGCGAATTGGTGTACCTACTGA
- the LOC141711643 gene encoding ras-related protein RABA1f, whose protein sequence is MAAYRADDDYDYLFKLVLIGDSGVGKSNLLSRFTKNEFSLESKSTIGVEFATRTIKVDDKIVKAQIWDTAGQERYRAITSAYYRGAVGALLVYDVTRNITFENVERWLKELRDHTDANIVIMLVGNKADLRHLRAVTTETAKAYAEKEETFFMETSALESMNVESAFTEVLSQIYHVVSRKALEVGEDPAALPKGQTINVGSKDDVSAVKKIGCCST, encoded by the exons ATGGCTGCATACAGAGCAGATGATGACTATGATTATCTATTCAAGCTTGTTCTAATTGGAGATTCTGGTGTGGGAAAGTCAAATCTTTTGTCCCGATTCACTAAAAATGAGTTTAGCTTAGAATCAAAATCAACCATTGGTGTTGAATTTGCTACAAGGACTATTAAGGTTGATGACAAGATTGTTAAGGCTCAGATTTGGGACACTGCTGGTCAAGAAAG GTACCGTGCAATTACAAGTGCTTACTACCGTGGGGCAGTTGGTGCATTGCTTGTGTATGATGTTACTCGAAATATCACCTTTGAGAATGTTGAGAGATGGTTGAAAGAGCTAAGAGACCACACAGATGCCAATATTGTGATAATGCTGGTAGGGAACAAAGCTGACTTGCGACACTTGCGTGCTGTTACCACTGAGACTGCAAAGGCTTATGCTGAGAAAGAGGAGACGTTCTTTATGGAGACGTCAGCCCTTGAATCTATGAATGTTGAAAGCGCATTCACTGAAGTTCTTAGCCAAATTTATCACGTAGTCAGCCGAAAAGCACTTGAGGTTGGAGAGGATCCTGCAGCACTTCCTAAAGGACAAACAATCAATGTTGGCTCCAAAGATGATGTTTCAGCAGTCAAGAAAATTGGTTGCTGCTCTACCTAA
- the LOC141713857 gene encoding ACT domain-containing protein ACR8-like, which yields MEWPAYYLDEYEKLVTRLSPPSVRVDNAGCADATRIIIDGVRKHETLLEAIQIIADLDLFIKKAYVSFDGRWFMDVFYVTDLEGNKLTDISVINYIEQSLSKIQFVGSKSIEGLTALELTGSDRVGLLSEVFAVLSDLQVNVVESKAWTHNGRIASLVYVKDCDSGLLIQEESKTEMIETWLMNVLKGDNNSGSVKTLVSLKVIPTERRLHQMMLADRDYEQKPIFRTNWESSIVLIQNRLERGYSGINVYCKDRARLLFDVVCTLTDMDYVVFHAVVNTTGDTAHMEFFVKNTNGVPINSEAEKQFVILCLRAAIERRASEGVRLELRAEDRPGLLAEVMKTFRECGLNVIRAEISTTCDIARNIFYVTDTVGNAADTKMIESIRQKIGLGNLKVKELPLTYQYKAETCDNPPSTSCNGAFFNSLGNLVTRNLRYLGSLIRPSSGTIKRQIVSSVSSVFRFSTEAFRTCFLGT from the exons ATGGAATGGCCTGCTTATTATTTAGATGAATACGAAAAACTTGTTACGCGACTGTCACCTCCCAG TGTCAGGGTCGACAATGCTGGTTGTGCTGATGCTACGCGTATTATT ATTGACGGTGTCAGAAAACATGAAACTCTTCTAGAAGCCATTCAGATTATCGCAGATCTGGACTTGTTTATCAAGAAAGCTtatgtttcttttgatggaagatGGTTTATGGATG TTTTTTATGTGACTGATTTGGAGGGAAACAAGTTAACTGATATAAGTGTCATCAACTACATTGAACAG TCTCTAAGTaaaatccagtttgttggttCCAAAAGCATTGAAGGTTTAACGGCATTAGAGTTGACAGGATCGGACAGAGTTGGTTTACTCTCGGAGGTTTTTGCAGTATTGTCCGATTTGCAAGTTAATGTGGTTGAGTCTAAGGCGTGGACACACAATGGAAGAATTGCCTCTTTAGTTTATGTCAAAGACTGTGATTCAGGATTACTGATTCAAGAAGAATCCAAGACTGAGATGATTGAAACATGGTTGATGAATGTTCTTAAGGGGGATAATAATAGTGGAAGTGTTAAAACTTTGGTTTCTTTAAAAGTTATTCCCACAGAAAGAAGACTTCATCAGATGATGTTGGCTGATCGTGATTATGAACAAAAACCAATATTTAGGACTAACTGGGAGTCATCAATTGTTTTAATTCAAAATCGCTTGGAGCGAGGTTATTCTGGCATCAATGTTTATTGTAAGGATCGAGCTAGGCTCCTCTTTGATGTGGTTTGCACTCTAACTGATATGGATTATGTCGTCTTCCATGCCGTTGTCAACACAACAGGAGACACGGCTCATATG GAATTCTTTGTTAAAAATACAAATGGAGTACCAATTAATTCAGAAGCTGAAAAGCAATTTGTGATACTTTGCTTACGCGCTGCCATAGAAAGAAGAGCATCAGAG GGTGTGCGGTTAGAGCTACGTGCAGAAGACAGACCGGGATTATTAGCCGAAGTAATGAAAACCTTTAGAGAATGCGGTCTAAATGTGATAAGGGCTGAGATTTCGACAACATGTGATATAGCTCGTAACATTTTCTATGTAACAGACACGGTAGGAAATGCAGCTGATACAAAGATGATTGAATCGATTAGACAGAAAATCGGACTTGGTAACCTAAAAGTGAAGGAACTGCCCTTGACATACCAGTACAAGGCAGAAACATGTGATAATCCACCTTCAACAAGTTGTAATGGGGCATTTTTTAATTCACTTGGGAACCTAGTGACAAGAAATCTACGCTATTTAGGATCATTGATCAGACCGAGTTCTGGAACGATTAAGAGGCAAATTGTATCGTCTGTTTCTTCTGTCTTTAGGTTTTCAACAGAGGCTTTTAGGACATGTTTTCTTGGAACTTAA
- the LOC141710584 gene encoding glutamate receptor 2.8-like isoform X1 translates to MSIIHYYFIVCFTLVFMFSLKQATSTQVVIGAVIDNTSRAGMEANVSLQMALDDFNRQTNQSFVLRVINSQGEPAMAALAANRLIDSEKVQVILGPHTWQETSRVVEISNQGQIPTFSLADSNPMWAIERWPFLVQASKSNQDAQMKALAAIVQSWDWGRVTFIYEEDADSTFGRVIPNLLKSLQDVGAEIRHLVPLPPYATSLSEQLMRLKRDQCRVFVVHTSLKLATHLFQEADQMQMIEKDYVWITTNTITDLLYSVNLTTIFSMQGVIGVKRHFPEISSKFLEFKKRFRLKFSIEYPEEENNEPGISAVEAYDTLWAVAMTLAKMNNQITNQSQTFLEKVSLIDFNGITGRIHAIGRKLESSHIFGVVNVIGKSYRELGIWTEELGFSKHTDNRSTYNSSMKNLGQVFWPGESMHTPKGWIIPSSTDPLKIGVPAESMFKQFVDVVYDPLTNNFSCKGYAIDIFSEVKARLPYYMSYEFIPYNGTYDSLVEQIYLKKFDAVVGDVSVLAGRCKHADFTHTYSDSALAMLVPVQSKMPHKAWLFLKPFTKAMWLLILALTIYNGFVIWLIERKHSPKLRGSATDQAGVMIWLSFTTLFSLNGGKLHSNLSRISIVVWLFVALVITQSYTASLTSMLTVKKLEPTVSDIETLKTKNAKIGYGKGAFVAKYLEEVLGFKSYNLKNFSSPQEYAKALKTGEIAAGFLNGSYLKLFLAKYCKSFVVAGPTYKVGGFGFAFSKGSPMITDVNKALLEVFESGKLRELEDKMIGSERCVEVDSSNDDEISLSLNSFWILFALTGGITTGALTIYALDGLRRRATKFTQQISNVVTMVLKHWGHQRRRFSRKVSDAEIPEDPYIASNLDSISVIGSKT, encoded by the exons ATGAGCATCATTCATTATTACTTTATCGTCTGTTTTACCTTGGTGTTCATGTTCTCTCTAAAGCAAGCAACAAGCACACAGGTGGTTATTGGTGCAGTTATAGACAACACGTCTCGTGCTGGTATGGAGGCAAATGTTTCCTTACAGATGGCATTAGACGATTTTAACAGACAAACAAATCAGAGTTTTGTTTTGCGGGTGATAAACTCCCAAGGGGAACCTGCCATGGCAGCTCTAGCAG CCAATAGATTGATTGATTCAGAGAAAGTGCAAGTCATTCTTGGACCACATACCTGGCAAGAAACATCAAGAGTTGTAGAAATCAGCAACCAAGGTCAGATTCCTACTTTCTCACTTGCTGATTCAAATCCAATGTGGGCAATAGAGCGCTGGCCTTTTCTTGTTCAAGCATCGAAATCCAACCAAGATGCACAAATGAAAGCTTTAGCTGCAATTGTGCAGTCTTGGGATTGGGGACGGGTCACTTTTATATATGAAGAGGACGCTGATTCCACCTTTGGCCGAGTCATACCTAATCTCCTCAAATCCTTACAAGATGTAGGAGCAGAAATCAGGCACCTTGTACCACTCCCACCTTACGCCACTTCATTGTCAGAACAACTTATGAGGCTTAAAAGAGACCAGTGCAGAGTTTTTGTGGTTCATACATCACTGAAATTGGCCACTCACCTATTTCAAGAAGCCGATCAGATGCAAATGATAGAAAAAGACTATGTCTGGATTACTACAAACACAATTACTGATCTACTTTATTCTGTCAATCTCACCACCATTTTCTCAATGCAAGGTGTCATAGGGGTCAAAAGACACTTCCCTGAGATCAGTTCAAAATTTCTTGAATTCAAGAAAAGATTTCGTTTGAAATTCAGCATAGAGTATCCGGAAGAAGAGAACAACGAACCTGGGATCTCTGCAGTGGAGGCCTATGATACCTTGTGGGCAGTGGCGATGACATTGGCTAAAATGAACAATCAAATTACCAACCAAAGTCAAACATTTCTTGAAAAGGTGTCCTTAATTGACTTCAATGGAATAACTGGTAGAATACATGCCATTGGAAGGAAATTAGAATCATCACATATATTTGGAGTTGTTAATGTAATTGGAAAGAGCTACCGAGAACTTGGAATCTGGACAGAAGAATTAGGCTTCTCAAAGCACACAGATAATAGATCTACATATAACTCCTCTATGAAGAACTTGGGACAAGTGTTTTGGCCCGGGGAGTCCATGCACACACCAAAAGGATGGATCATTCCAAGCAGCACAGATCCTCTGAAAATTGGTGTACCCGCTGAATCTATGTTTAAACAATTTGTAGATGTTGTATATGATCCTCTGACCAATAACTTTTCTTGCAAAGGATACGCGATTGATATTTTCAGTGAAGTCAAAGCGCGGTTACCATATTACATGTCATATGAATTCATCCCTTATAATGGGACATACGATTCTCTAGTAGAGCAAATATATCTAAAG AAGTTTGATGCTGTGGTTGGTGATGTGTCCGTGCTAGCCGGTAGATGTAAGCACGCGGACTTCACACACACCTATTCAGATTCAGCATTGGCAATGTTGGTACCAGTCCAATCGAAAATGCCCCATAAAGCATGGTTGTTTTTGAAGCCCTTCACAAAAGCCATGTGGCTGCTTATATTGGCTCTAACAATTTACAATGGCTTTGTCATATGGCTGATAGAAAGAAAACACAGCCCGAAACTTCGAGGCTCTGCAACAGATCAAGCTGGAGTTATGATATGGTTATCATTTACGACGCTCTTCTCTTTAAATG GGGGGAAACTTCACAGCAATTTGTCGCGGATATCAATAGTAGTTTGGCTCTTTGTGGCTTTAGTCATCACACAAAGTTATACTGCCAGTCTTACTAGCATGCTCACTGTCAAGAAGCTTGAACCAACAGTCTCTGACATTGAGACGCTAAAGACTAAGAATGCCAAAATTGGGTACGGGAAAGGAGCATTTGTTGCTAAATATCTAGAGGAAGTATTGGGCTTCAAATCATATAACCTGAAGAATTTTAGTTCACCACAGGAATATGCCAAGGCCCTTAAAACTGGAGAAATCGCAGCTGGATTTCTGAATGGTTCTTATCTCAAACTTTTCCTTGCCAAGTACTGCAAGAGCTTTGTTGTAGCTGGACCTACATATAAAGTAGGAGGATTCGGATTC GCATTTTCAAAGGGTTCTCCGATGATCACTGATGTGAACAAGGCACTACTAGAAGTATTTGAAAGCGGGAAGCTTAGAGAACTAGAGGACAAAATGATTGGGTCTGAGAGGTGTGTTGAAGTGGACTCAAGTAACGATGATGAAATTAGTCTAAGCCTTAACAGCTTTTGGATACTGTTTGCATTAACAGGAGGCATAACAACGGGTGCTCTAACAATCTACGCTCTGGATGGACTGAGGAGGAGAGCTACAAAGTTTACTCAACAAATAAGTAATGTGGTGACAATGGTACTAAAACATTGGGGGCATCAACGAAGAAGATTCTCTAGAAAGGTCAGTGATGCAGAAATTCCTGAAGATCCATATATTGCATCGAACTTAGATTCGATCTCAGTCATTGGTTCAAAGACATAA